From Streptomyces sp. NBC_00690, a single genomic window includes:
- a CDS encoding enoyl-CoA hydratase-related protein, with product MPQNPHDDPNTPNDPGDPGYEDILYEEKDHVATITFNRPAKLNAFRGHTYTEVADALQRAGWNRDIGVIVLTGAGDRAFAVGGDSTEKKSDRVGRGRGILGVPVEEVQSAIRDVPKPVIAKVRGYAIGSGNVLVTLCDLAIAAENAVFGQAGPKMGSVDPGFGTALLARTIGEKKAREMWFTCRKYPAAEALRMGLINQVVPDAELDDEVDRWCREINALSPTALAIAKRSFNADSESIRGIGHLGFQALALYFATDESKEGGEALRAKRTPDFRGAMG from the coding sequence ATGCCCCAGAACCCGCACGATGACCCCAACACTCCCAACGACCCTGGTGACCCCGGCTACGAGGACATCCTCTACGAGGAGAAGGACCATGTCGCAACGATCACCTTCAACCGCCCGGCGAAGCTGAACGCCTTCCGCGGACACACCTATACCGAGGTGGCGGACGCCCTCCAACGCGCAGGTTGGAACCGCGACATCGGCGTCATCGTGCTCACCGGCGCGGGGGACCGTGCCTTCGCCGTCGGCGGGGACTCCACGGAGAAGAAGTCCGACCGGGTGGGACGGGGGCGAGGCATCCTCGGGGTCCCGGTGGAGGAGGTGCAGAGCGCGATCAGGGACGTGCCCAAGCCCGTCATCGCCAAGGTGCGCGGCTATGCGATCGGCAGCGGCAATGTGCTCGTCACCCTGTGCGACCTGGCGATAGCCGCCGAGAACGCCGTGTTCGGGCAGGCTGGGCCGAAGATGGGCTCGGTCGACCCGGGCTTCGGAACCGCATTGTTGGCCAGGACCATCGGGGAGAAGAAGGCCCGCGAGATGTGGTTCACCTGCCGCAAGTATCCGGCGGCCGAGGCGCTGCGGATGGGGCTCATCAACCAGGTCGTGCCCGATGCTGAACTCGACGACGAAGTCGACCGGTGGTGCCGCGAGATCAATGCGCTCAGCCCCACGGCCCTCGCCATCGCCAAACGCTCCTTCAACGCCGACAGCGAGAGCATCAGGGGCATCGGTCACCTCGGTTTCCAGGCCCTCGCCCTGTACTTCGCTACGGACGAGTCCAAGGAGGGTGGCGAGGCGTTGCGCGCCAAGCGCACCCCCGACTTCCGCGGGGCAATGGGATGA
- a CDS encoding 2-hydroxyacid dehydrogenase, with protein sequence MTALTPPRRGDPAAAPARPGPRRRSAQHNTADPVRIAFLDDDHVLTLVQRLLTARTAPDWQAVADFFAPDLPDLAAVRTLRSELSPHGGVALTSRPDEATVLVLRRGTADRGVIEAAPRLRLVQRLGARPTAIDLEAARERGIEVSCLPRPSLVRTAEHALLLMLALVKRLPAADRSVRAGSGCPGRDVTYNWAGLTGLGGLEGRTLGIVGLGEVGSLVAERARAFGMRLLYTGRTRRSPAQERELGVDYRSLPDLLAESHVVSLHVPGAGRGAPLLGPAEFAAMRPGSLLVNTGRGRLVDEHALYEALVEGRLGGAGLDVHRVEPRPRTDPLCALDSVVLTPHIAGGSRLGVLDEVAQIFENVRAVLAGGVPVHGRVVGTS encoded by the coding sequence ATGACTGCCCTCACACCACCCCGCCGAGGGGATCCCGCCGCGGCCCCGGCCCGGCCCGGCCCACGGCGGAGGTCGGCCCAACACAACACGGCGGATCCCGTACGCATCGCGTTCCTCGACGACGACCACGTCCTGACCCTGGTCCAAAGGCTGCTCACCGCGCGTACCGCGCCCGACTGGCAGGCGGTGGCCGACTTCTTCGCACCGGACCTCCCCGATCTGGCCGCCGTACGGACGTTGCGCTCGGAGCTCAGCCCGCACGGTGGTGTCGCCCTCACCTCCCGTCCCGACGAGGCCACCGTCCTCGTACTGCGCCGCGGAACAGCGGACCGCGGCGTCATCGAAGCGGCTCCCCGGCTGCGGTTGGTGCAACGGTTGGGCGCACGCCCCACCGCGATCGATCTCGAAGCAGCCCGCGAGCGCGGAATCGAGGTGTCGTGTCTGCCCAGGCCGAGCCTGGTGCGCACGGCCGAGCACGCCCTGCTGCTGATGCTCGCCCTGGTCAAACGGCTCCCGGCCGCAGATCGCTCCGTACGGGCGGGCAGCGGGTGTCCGGGCCGGGACGTCACCTACAACTGGGCCGGACTGACCGGGCTCGGGGGATTGGAGGGCCGCACCCTGGGCATCGTCGGTCTGGGCGAGGTCGGTTCGCTCGTCGCCGAACGGGCCCGCGCCTTCGGGATGCGACTGCTCTACACGGGGCGCACCCGACGCTCCCCGGCCCAGGAACGGGAGCTCGGCGTCGACTACCGCTCGCTGCCCGATCTCCTCGCCGAATCCCATGTCGTCTCCCTCCATGTGCCCGGGGCCGGTCGCGGGGCGCCGCTGCTGGGACCGGCCGAGTTCGCTGCGATGCGTCCGGGCTCGCTGCTCGTCAACACCGGTCGCGGTCGGCTCGTCGATGAACACGCCCTCTACGAGGCACTGGTCGAAGGACGGCTCGGCGGGGCGGGCCTGGATGTCCACCGGGTGGAGCCCCGTCCGCGCACCGACCCGCTGTGCGCGCTCGACAGTGTCGTGCTGACCCCTCACATAGCCGGCGGATCCCGGCTGGGAGTGCTCGACGAGGTGGCGCAGATCTTCGAGAACGTACGCGCGGTACTCGCGGGTGGTGTGCCCGTGCACGGCCGGGTGGTGGGCACATCATGA
- a CDS encoding acetyl-CoA hydrolase/transferase family protein, which translates to MTSSDRTRSTARLEPARITALDDIDFTRIVRPGDTVLWTQGAGEPLPLIERLLAQRHAIGGFDVVFGGAGFTDVVRPEHADAISFTGLGAVGCQRALCRAGVMEVLPIHLSELSRLITSRTLRIDVVLAQVSEGPGGELSLSAAGGCAAAAVSAARTVIAEVNEQAPWTFSRHTFDAGLIDLAVRTSRPLVEIPGRPPSAVDSAIAAQVAGLVPDGATLQLGIGAVPAAVAGLLTGHRDLGLHSGVIGDAVVDLIESGAVTNTAKPVDRGVSVTGGLLGTRRLFDFAHRNEGLRVDPVDHTHAPDVLRRLPRFTAINSALEVDLSGQVSAEVAGSTYVGTIGGQVDFVRGALASPGGRSIIALPSRTRSGKTRIVPRLSSGIVTTGRADADAIVTEYGVAELRGMSISERVRRMIRIAHPDDRESLNRLAYDQVAGVRKG; encoded by the coding sequence ATGACGTCGTCGGACCGTACCCGTAGCACCGCCCGGTTGGAGCCCGCACGCATCACCGCGCTCGACGACATCGACTTCACCAGGATCGTGCGGCCCGGAGACACCGTGCTCTGGACGCAGGGCGCCGGTGAGCCGCTGCCGCTCATCGAAAGGCTGCTCGCCCAGCGCCATGCGATCGGTGGGTTCGACGTCGTGTTCGGCGGGGCGGGGTTCACGGATGTGGTCCGCCCCGAACACGCCGATGCGATCTCCTTCACCGGTCTGGGTGCGGTGGGTTGCCAGCGGGCGCTGTGCCGTGCCGGGGTGATGGAGGTGCTGCCCATCCATCTGTCGGAGCTGTCTCGGCTCATCACCTCGCGTACGCTCCGGATCGATGTCGTACTCGCCCAGGTCAGCGAGGGTCCGGGGGGTGAGCTGAGCCTCTCGGCGGCCGGTGGCTGCGCGGCGGCGGCGGTCTCCGCGGCGCGTACGGTGATCGCCGAGGTCAATGAACAGGCACCGTGGACCTTCTCCCGGCACACCTTCGACGCGGGACTCATCGACCTCGCGGTGCGCACCTCCCGCCCTCTGGTGGAGATTCCCGGTCGCCCCCCTTCCGCAGTGGATTCGGCGATCGCCGCCCAGGTGGCGGGCCTCGTCCCCGACGGCGCCACCCTGCAACTGGGGATCGGCGCGGTGCCGGCAGCTGTTGCCGGTCTGCTCACCGGCCACCGGGACCTGGGGCTGCACAGCGGGGTGATCGGCGATGCGGTGGTGGATCTCATCGAATCCGGGGCCGTCACCAACACCGCCAAACCCGTGGACCGCGGGGTGAGCGTGACCGGTGGCCTGCTGGGCACCCGGCGACTCTTCGACTTCGCACACCGCAACGAAGGACTGCGGGTGGACCCGGTCGATCACACCCATGCACCGGATGTCCTGCGCCGGCTGCCCCGTTTCACCGCGATCAACTCCGCGCTCGAAGTGGATCTCAGCGGGCAGGTATCCGCCGAGGTCGCCGGCTCGACCTACGTGGGCACGATCGGCGGTCAGGTGGACTTCGTACGAGGCGCCCTCGCCTCCCCCGGGGGCCGTTCGATCATCGCCCTCCCCTCCCGCACCAGGTCCGGAAAGACCAGAATCGTTCCACGGCTCTCCTCCGGAATCGTGACCACCGGTCGCGCGGACGCAGACGCGATCGTGACCGAGTACGGCGTCGCTGAACTACGCGGAATGTCCATCAGCGAACGGGTGCGGCGCATGATCCGGATCGCACACCCCGACGATCGAGAGTCGTTGAACCGACTGGCGTACGACCAGGTCGCCGGCGTACGGAAGGGATGA
- a CDS encoding N-acyl homoserine lactonase family protein, which produces MRLHVLDGGTIEILDWALFQPDAGQGVRRTLADSCYLVVHPTRGTLVWDAGLPDALAEEPDGHRVGDIAVFHVNGSLERQLAEAGCPADTVDFLALSHFHPDHVGNATLFSRATLLVQRDEYTAAFGASPGDHGFDPGTYASLRERAVTPLDGDHDVFGDGSVVILRLPGHTVGSQSLLVRLPDTGPVLISGDLAHSLENWTRRVVPTFNADVDESLRSMDRAAEVLDEEDAVLWVQHDHAQQSTLRRSPHHYT; this is translated from the coding sequence ATGAGACTGCACGTCCTCGACGGAGGCACCATCGAGATCCTGGACTGGGCTCTGTTCCAGCCGGACGCGGGGCAGGGGGTTCGGCGCACCCTCGCCGACTCCTGCTACCTCGTCGTCCATCCGACGCGCGGCACCCTGGTGTGGGACGCGGGGCTGCCCGACGCCTTGGCCGAGGAACCGGACGGGCACCGAGTCGGGGACATCGCGGTGTTTCATGTGAACGGTTCGTTGGAACGCCAACTCGCCGAGGCCGGGTGCCCGGCCGACACCGTCGATTTCCTGGCGCTGTCGCACTTCCACCCCGACCACGTCGGCAACGCGACACTGTTCTCCCGCGCGACCCTGCTGGTCCAACGCGACGAGTACACAGCCGCTTTCGGTGCCTCGCCCGGTGACCACGGCTTCGATCCCGGCACCTACGCCTCGCTGCGGGAACGGGCCGTGACCCCTCTGGACGGCGACCACGATGTGTTCGGCGACGGATCGGTCGTGATCCTGCGCCTGCCCGGACACACCGTCGGCAGCCAGTCACTGCTGGTGCGGCTGCCGGACACCGGGCCCGTGCTCATCTCGGGCGACCTCGCGCACAGTCTGGAGAACTGGACGCGGCGCGTGGTCCCCACCTTCAACGCGGATGTCGACGAATCCCTGCGCAGCATGGATCGCGCCGCCGAGGTGCTCGACGAAGAGGACGCCGTCCTCTGGGTGCAGCACGACCACGCACAGCAGTCGACACTGCGCCGTTCCCCACACCACTACACCTAA
- a CDS encoding Gfo/Idh/MocA family protein, with protein sequence MKTDTLGVAVVGAGADHWSSAAHLPAIAALDDLRLERLVTSSPESASAAAERWGVPATHELDHVLVDDAVDIVVVTVRVPRHAEIVRAAIAAGKHIYCEWPLATGSDQARELAELSAAHPEQVHVTGLQGRYSPQLRTAAALLASGRIGRPLSANLRLYLPHGLLPRPAHRAHLRHQSVGANVLTIPAGHALDMLGVVLGRPRVDSARLWSAVPEFLVDTGERLPRDAPDTLVTVLDHAGVITVAHVSQTGPRETFAVEILGTEGSLALTGTSQPQFGGLSLTVTPLGGSPSAEIAPHAALAHPSPLPASHPGHNVASAYAALGAAVRDGRRDPLLPDFGAAVDLHELLDEIERAAAGKR encoded by the coding sequence GTGAAAACTGACACCCTGGGCGTCGCGGTGGTCGGCGCCGGCGCCGACCACTGGAGCAGCGCCGCACACCTCCCCGCGATCGCCGCACTGGACGACCTGCGACTGGAGCGGTTGGTGACGTCCTCGCCCGAGTCCGCATCGGCCGCCGCCGAACGGTGGGGCGTACCGGCGACACACGAACTCGATCATGTCCTGGTCGACGATGCGGTGGACATCGTGGTCGTCACCGTCCGGGTGCCCCGGCACGCGGAGATCGTCAGGGCCGCCATCGCCGCGGGCAAGCACATCTACTGCGAGTGGCCGCTCGCCACCGGTTCGGACCAGGCCCGTGAACTGGCGGAGCTCTCGGCCGCCCACCCGGAGCAAGTCCATGTCACCGGCCTCCAGGGGCGCTACTCACCACAGCTGAGGACGGCCGCCGCGCTGCTGGCGTCCGGGCGCATCGGCAGACCGCTGTCGGCGAATCTGCGACTGTACCTGCCGCACGGTCTGCTGCCGCGGCCCGCGCACCGGGCGCATCTGCGTCACCAGTCGGTAGGCGCCAACGTGCTCACCATCCCTGCCGGGCACGCACTCGACATGCTCGGGGTGGTCCTCGGACGGCCTCGGGTGGACAGTGCGCGGCTCTGGTCGGCGGTGCCTGAGTTCCTCGTGGACACGGGGGAACGGCTGCCCCGGGACGCGCCGGACACCCTCGTCACGGTCCTCGACCATGCGGGTGTCATCACCGTGGCCCATGTCTCGCAGACCGGACCGCGCGAGACCTTCGCCGTGGAGATCCTGGGCACGGAGGGCTCGTTGGCCCTCACGGGGACGAGTCAGCCGCAGTTCGGCGGACTGTCCCTCACCGTGACCCCGCTCGGTGGGTCTCCGAGTGCGGAGATCGCACCGCACGCCGCACTGGCGCATCCGTCACCGCTGCCCGCCTCGCACCCCGGCCACAACGTCGCCTCCGCGTACGCGGCACTGGGCGCAGCGGTACGCGACGGACGGCGTGACCCCCTGCTCCCGGACTTCGGGGCCGCTGTCGACCTGCATGAACTGCTCGACGAGATCGAGCGGGCGGCTGCGGGGAAGCGTTGA
- a CDS encoding ABC transporter ATP-binding protein codes for MNPILEFHDVSKVFFKGSQQVHALSQVTAEVGDGELLAIVGPSGCGKSTLLNLAAGLMKPGTGRLLYRGNPLTGVNTEVAYITQKDNLLPWRTVEDNIALPLSLGGRARLTKQERQERIARQIELVGLTGFEKHYPSELSGGMRKRAQLARSLVYEPDVLLMDEPFGALDAQLKLVLQAELLRTWEGTGKTLVFVTHDLTEAISLADRVIVMSARPGRIKAVERIDLPRPRDPFSIRFEPGFGEYFDRLWAALREDIHQGSEA; via the coding sequence ATGAACCCGATCCTGGAATTCCACGACGTATCCAAGGTCTTCTTCAAGGGCAGCCAGCAGGTACACGCGCTGTCCCAGGTCACCGCGGAAGTGGGCGACGGGGAGCTGCTCGCCATCGTCGGCCCCAGCGGCTGCGGCAAATCCACCCTCCTCAACCTCGCCGCAGGACTGATGAAACCCGGCACCGGACGGCTGCTGTACCGCGGCAACCCCCTCACGGGAGTCAACACCGAGGTCGCCTACATCACCCAGAAGGACAATCTGCTCCCCTGGCGCACGGTCGAGGACAACATCGCCCTCCCCCTCAGCCTCGGTGGACGAGCCCGCCTCACCAAGCAGGAGCGGCAGGAACGCATCGCTCGCCAGATCGAGCTGGTCGGACTGACCGGATTCGAGAAGCACTACCCCAGCGAACTCTCCGGCGGCATGCGCAAGCGGGCCCAACTGGCCCGCTCCCTGGTCTACGAGCCCGACGTCCTCCTCATGGACGAGCCGTTCGGAGCACTCGACGCCCAGCTCAAGTTGGTGCTGCAAGCGGAGTTGCTGCGTACCTGGGAAGGCACCGGCAAGACGCTCGTGTTCGTCACCCACGACCTCACCGAGGCGATATCGCTCGCCGACCGGGTGATCGTGATGTCCGCCCGACCCGGCCGGATCAAAGCCGTCGAACGCATCGACCTGCCCCGACCGCGCGACCCCTTCAGCATTCGATTCGAACCCGGCTTCGGGGAGTACTTCGACCGTCTGTGGGCGGCGCTCCGCGAGGACATCCATCAGGGAAGCGAGGCATAG
- a CDS encoding ABC transporter permease yields the protein MTETTLSSTGGKRIGTADPVDEVFLVDPSIRERRRRTLVVTVARVALTLLALGSWELASGRLVSEFWISSPGAVWSALVDFAGEGQLLPAVWATLVETALGFVAGAAAGIAVGLLFGVSSLVARTLDPFLVAFNSIPRVALIPLFILWFGIGLETKVLFAATLVFFPVFMNTFAGARDVDRDLIDVIRVMGASRFDAVRQVLIPSALVWVFAGLRMSVPFALIGAVVAEMFTSNEGLGYLISVTANQYDTAGSFAALLVTTVLGLALTGAVGLLERRTLRWRPATA from the coding sequence ATGACCGAAACGACCCTCAGTTCCACCGGCGGCAAGCGCATCGGCACTGCGGACCCGGTCGACGAGGTCTTCCTCGTCGACCCCAGCATCCGTGAGCGGCGCAGGAGGACCCTCGTCGTCACCGTCGCCCGGGTGGCGCTCACCCTGCTGGCCCTCGGCTCCTGGGAGTTGGCATCGGGTCGGTTGGTGTCGGAGTTCTGGATCAGCAGTCCTGGCGCCGTATGGTCGGCGCTGGTCGACTTCGCCGGGGAGGGACAACTCCTGCCCGCCGTCTGGGCCACGCTGGTGGAGACCGCACTCGGCTTCGTCGCCGGAGCCGCCGCCGGAATCGCCGTCGGGCTGCTCTTCGGCGTCAGCTCGCTGGTGGCCCGGACCCTCGATCCCTTCCTGGTGGCGTTCAACTCCATCCCGCGTGTCGCGCTCATCCCGCTGTTCATTCTCTGGTTCGGCATCGGCCTGGAGACCAAGGTGCTCTTCGCGGCCACCCTGGTGTTCTTCCCGGTCTTCATGAACACCTTCGCCGGAGCGCGTGACGTCGACCGTGATCTGATCGACGTGATCCGGGTGATGGGCGCCTCCCGGTTCGACGCAGTACGACAGGTCCTCATCCCATCGGCCCTCGTCTGGGTCTTCGCCGGACTGCGGATGTCGGTGCCGTTCGCCCTCATCGGCGCCGTGGTCGCCGAAATGTTCACCTCCAACGAGGGTCTCGGCTACCTCATCTCGGTCACCGCCAACCAGTACGACACCGCGGGCTCGTTCGCCGCGCTGCTGGTGACCACCGTGCTCGGCCTCGCCCTCACCGGGGCGGTGGGGCTGCTGGAACGCCGCACCTTGCGCTGGCGCCCCGCCACCGCCTGA
- a CDS encoding ABC transporter substrate-binding protein: MLPRRTDIRPSLPSPSRRKVLSWAAGAATVPLLASCSKPPAPAGAGSGTVELVHAAKDSLLLWSVSYLAEDDGYYKKEGLTVKRVPLGGGPAAMTGLLSGEGHANLSAPGELLSAVAKGRRLKVLLAHTNTMPSILVLSKKFADRVGVTADSPLAERRAAIGKVRNGRFGITAPGSITDGFTRLALRQAGLDPAKDARIVPLQTAANSLAALANGQIDGFVGVPPAAEKAVLEFGAVQLLVNQTGEIEGAERVQGMTLQARTEDVEANPDLYRALVRADVKAMRALIDNPEEAGKLLRKTRFSQLEQPIWEYAWKLVQLSWRSPIVPRDSLAAWFDNRLVADTDGKAFAYDEVLDMRFAEEALKSTGWKPVDQT; encoded by the coding sequence ATGCTGCCCAGACGCACCGACATACGCCCCTCACTCCCCAGCCCCTCCCGCCGCAAGGTCCTCAGCTGGGCGGCCGGAGCAGCCACCGTGCCGCTCCTTGCCTCGTGCTCAAAGCCACCGGCTCCCGCCGGTGCCGGCTCCGGCACGGTGGAACTCGTACACGCCGCCAAGGACTCCCTGTTGCTGTGGTCGGTGAGCTACCTCGCCGAGGACGACGGGTACTACAAGAAGGAGGGGCTCACCGTGAAGCGGGTACCCCTCGGTGGCGGCCCGGCCGCGATGACGGGACTGCTCTCGGGAGAAGGCCACGCCAATCTCTCGGCACCGGGTGAACTCCTGTCCGCGGTCGCCAAGGGACGGCGGCTCAAGGTCCTCCTCGCCCACACCAACACGATGCCGTCGATCCTCGTGCTCAGCAAGAAGTTCGCCGATCGCGTCGGCGTCACCGCGGACAGCCCGCTCGCCGAGCGCCGGGCGGCCATCGGCAAGGTCCGCAACGGACGCTTCGGCATCACCGCACCCGGCAGCATCACCGACGGCTTCACCAGACTCGCACTCAGACAAGCCGGTCTCGACCCGGCGAAGGACGCCAGGATCGTCCCCCTCCAGACCGCCGCCAACTCCCTGGCCGCACTGGCGAACGGGCAGATCGACGGCTTCGTCGGGGTCCCGCCCGCCGCGGAGAAGGCCGTCCTCGAATTCGGCGCCGTGCAGTTGCTGGTCAACCAGACCGGTGAGATCGAGGGCGCCGAACGTGTCCAGGGCATGACCCTCCAGGCGCGCACCGAGGACGTCGAAGCCAACCCCGATCTGTACCGCGCGCTGGTCCGTGCCGACGTCAAGGCCATGCGTGCCCTCATAGACAACCCCGAGGAAGCGGGCAAGCTGCTCCGCAAGACGCGCTTCAGCCAGTTGGAACAACCCATCTGGGAGTACGCGTGGAAACTCGTCCAGCTCTCCTGGCGGTCCCCGATCGTCCCCCGCGACTCGCTGGCCGCCTGGTTCGACAACCGGCTCGTCGCCGACACCGACGGCAAGGCGTTCGCCTACGACGAAGTCCTCGACATGCGGTTCGCGGAGGAGGCCCTCAAATCCACCGGCTGGAAACCGGTGGACCAGACATGA
- a CDS encoding IclR family transcriptional regulator, with protein MTTKQTQAPEVPEAPVARRSVVQSVTRAFDLLNLLRDSTAPMSVQEIARSAGLDRTVVHRLLRSLLPQGMVVEERGLFGVGPASILLANRYLDDLLVRRLALPYMVELQANDIADQPWTANLSVAVGDVSAVIERIWTPSTPLDLVLSVGDTFPIDSTATGRSILAYYEPDRLIDTVGAERAAELADTFASVRAAGGVGLSRGEAVPGVEAVAAVILSRRQAPVAAISVSGVDLGDQMDSVSPLAQTLRRAAASIGQMIA; from the coding sequence GTGACAACGAAGCAGACCCAGGCCCCCGAGGTCCCCGAGGCACCGGTGGCCAGGCGGTCAGTGGTCCAGTCGGTGACCCGGGCCTTCGACCTGCTCAACCTCCTGCGGGACAGCACGGCGCCGATGTCCGTACAGGAGATCGCCCGCAGCGCCGGCCTGGACCGCACCGTGGTCCACCGGCTGCTGCGGTCCCTGCTCCCCCAAGGCATGGTGGTCGAAGAGCGCGGCCTCTTCGGGGTCGGCCCGGCGTCCATCCTGCTGGCGAACCGCTACCTGGACGATCTCCTGGTGCGCAGACTGGCCCTGCCGTACATGGTCGAACTCCAGGCGAACGACATCGCCGATCAGCCCTGGACGGCGAACCTGTCCGTCGCCGTCGGCGATGTGTCCGCAGTGATCGAGCGGATCTGGACTCCCAGTACGCCCCTCGATCTCGTACTCAGCGTGGGGGACACATTCCCCATCGACAGCACGGCGACCGGCCGCAGTATTCTGGCCTACTACGAGCCGGACCGACTTATCGACACGGTCGGCGCGGAGCGGGCCGCCGAGTTGGCCGACACCTTCGCCAGCGTTCGTGCGGCAGGCGGCGTCGGCCTGTCCCGGGGGGAGGCCGTGCCCGGTGTCGAGGCAGTCGCCGCGGTGATCCTCTCCCGCCGCCAGGCGCCGGTCGCGGCCATCAGTGTGTCCGGGGTCGACCTCGGTGACCAGATGGACTCCGTCTCCCCTCTGGCTCAGACCCTGCGCCGCGCCGCAGCCTCGATCGGACAGATGATCGCCTGA
- a CDS encoding AMIN-like domain-containing (lipo)protein, translating to MRQLGTVGTVLVLAGAALMGTTGTAGAVTGQADKAPSATVCSTPWGSGTESATSSVVETLKNIRTGQHTCYDRMVFDITGATGKVGYHVSYVNAFHQDGTGNQIPVKGGAILQIYVNAPSYDPETGSVVYPGRGGQPLPGVNITGYRTFKDTKFGASFEGQTQVGLGVRAKLPFRVLQSGDKLIVDVAHTW from the coding sequence ATGCGACAGTTAGGAACGGTTGGCACGGTCCTCGTGCTGGCGGGTGCCGCACTCATGGGGACGACCGGAACGGCGGGTGCTGTGACGGGTCAGGCGGACAAGGCCCCCTCGGCGACGGTGTGTTCCACGCCTTGGGGAAGCGGCACCGAATCAGCGACCTCCTCGGTCGTCGAGACGCTGAAGAACATCCGGACGGGTCAGCACACGTGCTACGACCGCATGGTCTTCGACATAACCGGCGCCACCGGCAAGGTCGGCTACCACGTCAGCTACGTGAACGCCTTCCACCAGGACGGCACCGGCAACCAGATCCCGGTCAAGGGTGGCGCCATCCTCCAGATCTATGTGAACGCCCCGAGCTACGACCCGGAGACCGGCAGTGTCGTCTACCCGGGTAGGGGCGGGCAGCCGTTGCCCGGGGTGAACATCACCGGCTACCGGACCTTCAAGGACACCAAGTTCGGTGCGAGCTTCGAAGGGCAGACCCAGGTGGGCCTGGGCGTGCGCGCCAAACTTCCGTTCCGCGTCCTCCAGTCCGGCGACAAGCTGATCGTGGACGTCGCGCACACCTGGTAG
- a CDS encoding alpha/beta fold hydrolase — protein MNSWGHEGLNASLDNHAWPEPGISRQIEVALRSDIREILPKITAPTSVIGFAQDEMVPIEGSRQLHAGIPGSTLTEIEGQGHMDWIGNPDQMIELIRRILN, from the coding sequence GTGAACAGTTGGGGCCACGAAGGCTTGAACGCCTCGCTCGACAATCACGCCTGGCCCGAGCCGGGAATCTCCCGGCAGATCGAAGTGGCCCTCCGGAGCGACATCCGAGAAATCCTTCCGAAGATCACCGCACCCACTTCCGTCATCGGTTTCGCACAGGACGAGATGGTTCCCATCGAGGGCTCGCGACAATTGCACGCCGGAATTCCCGGCAGCACCCTGACGGAGATCGAGGGACAAGGCCACATGGACTGGATCGGCAATCCGGACCAGATGATCGAGCTGATACGCAGAATCCTCAACTGA
- a CDS encoding alpha/beta fold hydrolase: protein MTELTYTAADGTPLYAVARGTGESTVVLLHGGGPDHHSLLPLAERLLDRHTVVLPDLRGYGRSRCADPLRHTWDQYTSDVIALLDHLGTERAVVGGTGLGSTITLRAALAHPERVRAGILIGVEDIEDDAAKEAETAFLDAFAERASTEGLEAAWAPILEMFPPIVGAAVRDAIPRSDPASIAAAAAIGRDRSFRDVTELREVRSPVLVIPGTDVRHPTALAEEVARMLPRGHLAPVSVSQSLHTTEDLAREVAPHVQDFLSRFALGGTV from the coding sequence ATGACAGAGTTGACCTACACCGCTGCCGATGGAACCCCCTTGTACGCCGTGGCTCGCGGTACCGGCGAAAGCACCGTCGTGCTGCTGCATGGCGGCGGTCCGGACCACCACAGCCTGCTGCCCCTCGCCGAACGACTCCTTGACCGGCATACGGTCGTACTCCCGGACCTGCGCGGATACGGCCGCTCCAGGTGTGCCGACCCGTTGCGCCACACCTGGGACCAGTACACGTCGGACGTCATTGCCCTGCTCGACCATCTGGGCACCGAAAGGGCGGTGGTCGGCGGCACCGGGCTGGGGTCGACGATCACCCTGCGCGCCGCGCTCGCCCACCCGGAACGGGTCCGCGCGGGCATCCTGATCGGTGTCGAGGACATCGAGGACGATGCCGCCAAGGAGGCGGAGACCGCCTTCCTGGATGCCTTCGCCGAACGTGCCTCCACCGAGGGCTTGGAGGCCGCCTGGGCCCCGATCCTGGAAATGTTCCCGCCGATCGTCGGTGCGGCGGTACGAGATGCGATACCCCGGTCCGACCCGGCGAGCATCGCCGCTGCCGCCGCCATCGGCCGCGACCGCTCCTTCCGCGATGTGACGGAGCTACGCGAGGTGCGCTCCCCCGTCCTCGTCATCCCCGGCACGGACGTACGACACCCCACTGCCCTGGCCGAAGAGGTCGCTCGCATGCTCCCGCGCGGCCACCTCGCACCGGTGAGCGTCTCCCAGTCCCTGCACACCACGGAGGACCTCGCCCGGGAAGTGGCCCCGCACGTGCAGGATTTCCTCAGCCGATTCGCTCTCGGGGGGACGGTCTGA